The Candidatus Bathyarchaeia archaeon DNA window TGATGATAGGCTTGTGGATGAGATAGTCGGCGAAAAACCGAGAATCGTTGTTTTCACAGACCTGGGAAGCGACTACGCAAAAATGCTGAAACAGAGGGCTCCAGAAGTTGAGGTTGTGGTGCTTGACCACCATCAAATAGCAGGCGAGAACCTTGAGAGAGTTCTATGTGTAAATCCGCACCTTCATGGCATAGATGGAGCACGAGATGTAAGCAGTTCCGGCGTAGCCTACTTTGTGGCTAAAGCGATTGATAAGATAAACATGGATTTGGCGCCCATCGCCGTTGTGGGAGCCCTTGGAGACTTGCAGGATAAATATGACCAGCGGATGCTCGGAGGCTTAAACGAGATGATAGTTGAGGACGCTAAAAGCCAGGGACTGCTAGCGGTTGAAAAGGACTTAATGTTTTTTGGAAGGGAAACTCGCCCCATTCACAAAGCCTTGGCATCTACAACAAACCCATTTATCCCTGGAATAAGCGGGGATGAGGGCAAAAGCTTCGCATTTTTGAAAAGCCTCGGAATAGAGGTAAAAGTTGATGATAAATGGCGTGCTTTAAGAGACCTGAATGAGGAGGAAAAGAGGAGGCTATGCTCAGCCCTTGCAGATTATCTTCTCTCGAAGGGATTACATTATGAGGTCTCAAACCTAATAGGACATGTTTACACGCTGACCAAGGAAGATGCATGGACGCCTCTCCGGGATGCAAGGGAATTCGCCGTTTTACTGAATGCAACTGGACGTATGGACAAGCCTGGAGTTGGCATTGCCGTCTGCATGGGCGACAGAGGGACAATTCTCGAAGAGGCAAATAGAATACTTGACGAGTACAGGAGGACGGTTAATAAATACCTAGAGTGGGTGATGGAGAAACCCGGAAGAATGAAGGAGCTGGAGAACATTTACGTTGTATATGGTGAAGACTACATAGACGACAAAATAGTTGGCACAATATCTTCCATCCTTTCCACGTCTCTGCCGAACCCGGAGAAACCTATAATTGTATATGCAGAGGTTAAGGAGGAAGGACTCGTTAAAGTGTCTGCCAGAACTATAGACGCTGTTGCCTCAAAGGGTGTAAACCTTGGGGAGATAATGCAGGTTGCCGCTGAAAAGTGTCTCGGAAAGGGTGGGGGACACGACGTGGCGGCGGGGGCGCAAATCCCCCTTGAAAACGTTGAAATCTTCATCAAGCTTGTCAACGAACTGGTGGGGAGACGACTAGCCGGTGGAAATGTTGGAGGCTGAAATCACAATTTTCTACAAGGATGAAAGGGATGCAAGAGCCATTGTTGAAGCCGTTTCCCCAGACAATATTAAGGTGCCTACCGGCCTCTATGTGAAGACTGAAAGGAGGGACAATAGCGTCTGGGCATATGTGAGGTGCAAGAGGGGGTTTAGAACCTTCATTGCAACAATTGACGATCTACTCTCCGCAATAACAACAGCGGAGAAAACCCTAAAAGCAGCACAGAAACTTGAATAACATGTTTTATCTCTTAGATGAAGGTTGGCCAGCGGAAATGTTGGACATAAAGCTTGTGAGAGAAAAACCCGAGCTTGTAAGGGAGAACCTAGCCAGAAGAGGCGATCCTGAAAACCTCAGAATGCTGGACGAGCTCATCGAATGCGACAAGCTTTGGCGCCAAAACCTGACAAGGCTCAATGAACTGCGACAAAAGAGAAACCGGATAACAGCTGAAATTGCAAAGGCAAAAAAGAGGGGGGAAGACGCCACTCCCATAATTTTAGAGGCTAAAAGCATCGACGAGGAAATCACAAAACTGGAGAAGCTAGTAGCGGACCTCGAAGAAAAAGTGCATAACTATCTCATGCTCCTCCCAAACCTTCTACACGAATCCGTTCCGATAGGTAGGGATGAGAGCGACAACGTTGTCGTCAGAACTTGGGGGGTGCCACCAAAATTCAATTTTCCACCAAAAGATCACATCGAACTCGGATTAAGCCTAGACATAATGGACATCGAAAGGGCTGGGAAGGTTGCCGGTGCCAGATTCTTCTACCTGAAAAATGAAGGCGTTTTACTAGACATGGCTCTAATGAATTTCGCCCTAGAAGAAATGGTAAAGAAAGGATACAAGCCCATTGAGCCGCCTTTTCTGATGAGACGCAAACCCTATGAGGGCGTTATAGCCCTCAGCGACTTCGAAAACGACTTATACAAGATTGAGGGCGAAGACCTCTATTTGATTGCAACTTCCGAGCACCCAATGGCAGCCATGTACATGAACGAGGTTTTAAAGGCTGAAGACTTGCCCATCAAACTTGTAGGAATAAGCACAAACTTTAGGAAGGAGGCTGGAGCCCACGGCAAAGACACTCGGGGGATTTTCCGCACCCACCAATTCAATAAAGTCGAGCAGTTCGTTTTTTGCAAGCCTGAAGATTCATGGAAAATACACGAGGAACTTTTGAGGAACGCCGAGGAGCTGGTGCAGAAGCTAGGCTTGCCATATCGTGTTGTAAATGTCTGCACCGGAGACATTGGAAAAGTTGCCGCCAAAAAATATGATATTGAAGCATGGATGCCAGCCCAAAACGCCTACAGAGAAATAATATCATGCAGCAACTGCACAGACTATCAGGCGAGAAGGCTCAACATCCGCTATCGGGAAAAAGAGGGCGAGCCGCCGAAGGGTTTCGTGCACACCCTCAACTCTACAGCACTAGCTACTGGAAGAACTATTGTGGCTATATTAGAAAATTACCAACAGGAGGATGGTTCAGTGATAATTCCAGAGGTTTTAAGAAAATACATGATGGGCATAGAAAAGATATCCCCAAAAAAGTAAAGCTTAATACACAAGCATGAGACTTTTCTCCGCTGTTAATGGAGGATTCCCTTGTCCACAAAAAAGGTACGCGATAAATGGCGTAGCAAAGTTTGGTATACTGTACTGGCTCCCCCATACTTCGGAAACGTTGAAATCGGATCTATACCAGCAGACGAGCCGGAAAAACTACTCGGAAGAGTTATCGAGGTCACCCTTTACGAGATTACGGGAGATTTTTCTCATCAGTATCTCAAAATCTACTTCCAGATAATACGTGTTGAAGGAAAAACAGCCTATACCACGTTTAAGGGTCACGAGTATTCAAGGGATTACCTGCGAAGTCTGGTGCGTCGGAGAACCACAAAGGTTGACGGCATATTCAATGTCACAACAAAGGATGGGTATAGGCTAAGAGTCGCCGTCTGTGCTTTTACCCTTACAAGGATCAAGACTTCACAGGAAAGTGCCATACGCAAGATTATGGCGAAAATTGTCGAGGAAAAAAGCAAGACTCTAACATTGGATCAGTTCGCCCAGGAAATGGTTCTGGGGAAAATAGCCTCGGACGTCTACAATGAGGCAAAGAAAATTGTTCCGCTGAGGCATGTAGGCGTTAGGAAGTCAAAGCTCCTAACACCAGTTGTTCAACTGCAGGCGCAGGCCCAGGCACAAGCGCCTTTACAAGAGTCTGGGCAAAGCTAGCTTTCCACAAGTTTTCTGCCATATTCATAGCCTTTCTCGAAAGCCTTTAGGTTTATCTCCTCCAACTCTTTTGGAACGTTTGCCTTGATCGCCTTTATCATGGCCTCCTTGTCCACAGCCCCCGTTATGGCGGTGAGGGCGCCAAGCATTATGATGTTTGCAACAATTTTTACGCCAAGTTCTTCTGCTATTCTTACAGCTGGCACCCGAAAAACCTTTACGTTTTCAAGCTTCTTCTCGTTGGGAATCATGTCTGGGTCAAGAATTATTATGCCATTCTTCTTCACGTTTTCTACGTATTCGTTGTATGCATGTTGGGACATTAAAACTAGGATATCTGGTTCCAAAACCTTTGGGAAGTCTATTTCATCATCTGAAATTACCACTTCGGACCTGCAGGCGCCTCCGCGGGATTCAGGTCCATAAGACTGGGTCTGTACGGCATGTTTTCCGCCGTAAATGCATGCAGCCGTAGCCGTAATTATTCCGGACTTTATTATTCCTTGCCCGCCGAATCCTGCAAACCTTATCTCAACACGCATTCATGCACCCTCTCCCTCTGCGATCTGAGCCATCTTGGCATGAAGCAGCTGTTCATAAGTCGGCTTTTCCATCTCTACAAATTCTCCGACAACGATCCTGTCGCGGGTTATTTCCGCCCTCGCAGGATCTGAAAAATTCGCTATCACGGAGGCTCTTCTAAACCACTCCATTATTTCAAGCCCCGTTCGCATGTTATTGTGGCGCCCATAGATTTCAGGACACTGGGATAAAACTTCAATGAAGGAAAATCCCTTCCGCTGCAACATCTTCTTTATCGACATCGTCAACATGCGCACATGAAAGGTTGTCCATCTCGCCACGTAAGTTGCTCCGGAGGCCGCTGCCAAGTGAACAAGATTAAAAGGATGTTCTATATTACCATAGGGGGTTGTGGTTGTTAAGGCTTCCAGCGGTGTCGTGGGTCCCACTTGCCCACCAGTCATCCCATAGTTAAAGTTGTTGGCGCAAATCACTTTTATGCCTATGTTTCGCCTTGCCGCATGGATGAAGTGGTTTCCTCCTATGGCAAATAGGTCGCCGTCGCCGCTTATGACGACAACTTCCAAATCCGGCTTTGCAAGCTTTACTCCCGTGGCAAAGGCTATTGGGCGACCGTGGGTTGTATGAAATGAGTCCACATTTATGTATCCAGCAGCCCGCCCTATGCAACCTATTCCAGAAACCACCACGAGCTTGTCTAGGTCTAATGGCAGTTCATCTAGGGCGCGTGCAAAAGCGTTTAGGATTATGCCATTTCCACAGCCTGGGCACCAGATGTGAGGCATCATCGCTGCCCTCAGATACTTTGCGAGGGGGTGCTTAACAACCTCGGTCATCAGCTATACCTCCTTATAGCCTGAAAAATTTCCATAGGCGTGTGTGGCTCCTCTCCAAGCTTTGGAAGATGATACACCGGTGTTATCTTCGCAGCCCTTTCAACTTCCCGCACCATTTGACCGCAATTCATTTCCGGAACAACCATGGCTTTCGCCCTTTCAGCAGCCTCTGCTACATGCTTATCCGGGAAAGGCCAAAGGGTGATTAAGCGGAGAAGACCAGCCTTTACGCCTTTCTCTCTGGCTTTTCTCACAGCGCTTAAGGCTGCCCTCGCAACTATTCCATAGGCAATTACTACGACATCCGCGTCATCCAACAATACTTCCTCAACTCGGATTATTTTGTCGGCATTCCTCCTTATCTTGTCGCATAACCTCTTAACAAGCCTCATTTGAACATCTGAATCCTGCGTTCTTGGATAGCCGTACTCATCGTGAGTCAAGCCCGTGGCATGGAAACGGTAGCCCTCGCCGAAGCAAGCCATAGGTGGAACCAAATCATCGTCGGGACCGAAGGGCAGATACTTGCCGGGCGGAACGTTTGGCTTTTTGCGATTAACAACCTTTATCTCTTCAACCGGTGGTATGACCACCCTCTCCCACATGTGAGCTACAACTTCATCAGCCATCAGAAGCGTCGGAACACGATACATCTCAGCCAAGTTAAAAGCCTCAACAGTTAAATCAAACATTTCCTGAACCGAGGAAGGAGCCAACGCTATGATCTCATAATCCCCATGAGAACCCCACTTAGCCTGCATAACATCCTGCTGTCCCGGAAGAGTTGGCTGTCCAGTGCTTGGCCCTCCACGCATGACATCCACAATCACACAGGGAGCCTCCGTCATAACAGCCAACCCAATATTTTCCTGCATGAGGCTGAAGCCGGGACCCGACGTCGCCGTCATAGCCTTTAAACCAGCATATGAAGCACCTATAACCGCCGCTATCGAGGCTATTTCATCCTCCATTTGAATGTATATTCCGCCAACCTTCGGCATCCTTACAGCCATATGTTCAGCTATTTCCGTTGCGGGTGTAATTGGATATCCGGCGAAGAAACGGCAGCCAGCAGCTATGGCGCCTTCAGCGCATGCAACATCACCGCTCATAAAATGAACGCCCGTCAAAACAGCCTTCTTCTCCATGTCAACACCCATCCTTGCATTGTTTCTCTTTAACGAAAATCGCGAAGTCTGGGCAAATCGCGGTGCAAAGACTGCACAATATGCATTCACTTTCGTTAACGACTTTGGGAGGGTGAGCACCCCTCGCATTTATCTCATCAGATTCCCCTAGAACCTTTCTAGGGCAATAGTATATGCAAAAGCCACATCCCTTGCATTGATCTTTTATTATGTGGATTTCAGCCTTCGGCTTAGCTCCAGCTTGCGATGGGACTTCCCAAGTTATCGGCATCTAAACCACACCTCCCAGAGCACCTAAGTCCAAGCCCCTTCCTTATTATTGAATGCTCTTCATATAAGCTTTACAAACGTAAAGTCTCCTACCTGGCGCACTTCTTTTATACGCTGATAAAGCACCATAAGATTGACTGGTGGGAAGTTGGAAGCCATTAAAGTTGCCCTCTACGGAGTTGGAGCTGTTGGAAGCTTGATCGCTAAAGCCCTATTAGAGAAAAAAGGCGTTAAAGTCGTCGGAGCCATCGACATGGCAGAAGACAAGGTTGGTAGGGATTTAGGTGAAATACTAGGCTTGGGTAAAAAACTTGGTGTGAGGGTTCACAGAACCCCCGAAGAACTTTTTTCTAGCGTAAAAGCCGACGTGGCAATCCATGCGACTTCATCATACCTAAAAGACGTTTATCCGCAAATAGCCTCCCTCATAAAAAGCGGAGCAAACGTGATATCCACATGTGAAGAACTATCATATCCCTATCATTCTGAACCCGAACTAGCCAAAAAGCTTGACAAACTAGCCAAAAAACATGATGCAACGGTTTTAGGGACGGGAATAAATCCCGGTTTCCTAATGGATACTCTTGTAATAACATTAACAGCCGTATGCCAGAAAATAGAAAAGATTGAGGCAGTTAGGGTCATGAATGCAGCTACGAGGCGCTTACCCTTCCAGAGGAAAATAGGCGCTGGCCTCACGGTGGAGGAGTTTAAGCAGAAAATTAAGAGCGGGCAGATCACTGGACACGTGGGACTTGAACAGTCAATCGCCATGATCGCCGACGCATTGGCATGGAGGCTGGAAAAGATAGAAGCTGAACCCGCCGAGCCTGTGATTGCTGAAAAACCGGTTGAAAGCGAAACCGTCAAAGTTGAAGCTGGAAAAGTGGCGGGTTTGAGGCAAACCGCAAAGGGAGTTATGAAGGGCACAGAAGTTATAGTCTTAGATTTTCAGGCCTACATAGGTGCCAAGGAGGAATACGACGCCATAACAATCACCGGTGTGCCAACAGTTAAACAGAGAATACAGCCATGCATTCATGGAGACACTGGCACAGTTGCAATGGTTATCAATGCAATTCCAAAAGTGCTTAATGCCCCTGCAGGACTGCTCACCATGAAAGACCTACCAGTTCCATCAGCCGCATTAGAAGATATGCGAAAATATCTGAAAAGCTACCTCTAAGGTGGTGTATCTTGAAATTTCGCGTCGACATAAACTGTGACATGGGAGAGGGCTATGGACACTTTACAGTTGGAAATGACGCTGAAATAATGCCATACATAACCTCTGCAAACGTTGCATGCGGCTTTCACGCTGGAGAACCCCTAACAATTGCGCAAACAATAGCTCTTGCGAAAAAGCACGGGGTAGCTGTTGGCGCTCACCCGGGATACCCCGACCTCATGGGTTTTGGAAGAAGAGAAATGAAACTCACATATGAAGAGGCAAAAAGTTACATTATTTATCAGATTGGAGCTCTTCAAGGCTTCGCAAAAATTTTCGACATAACCCTCCAACATGTCAAGCCTCATGGAGCCATGTACAACACAGCCCTAAAGGACGTGGAACTCGCCAGAGCCATAACAGAAGCTGTATTGGAGTTAGATCCCAGACTTATAATTTTTGCACCACCAAAGTCGGCGCTGGCAAAGACGGCTACCTACGCGGGGCTCCGCGTTGCCCATGAATTTTTTGCTGACAGAGCGTATAACTCCGATGGAAGCTTGGTTTCCAGAAAGGTAGCTGGCGCTGTGATTGAGGAACCGAAGAAAGTTGTTGAGAGAACTGTTAAAGCCGTGAAAGAGGGGGTGGTAGAATCTGTTAATGGGGAGCTGGTGGAGCTGGGTACAGTGCATACTATATGCATTCACGGCGATACCCCTTCAGCCTCAAAACTCGCTCAAGCCTTGAGAGAGAGCCTTGCAAGATCAAATATAGAGGTTAAGCCCGTCAGCCAATTTATCCAATGAAATTAGAATCTAAGGACATCGAGGAGGCCGCCTTGGACCAGATTTATCCGTCTGCTCGCTACTTGCCCTTTGGAGACGCTGCCCTTGTAGTTGAGTTTGGCAATGTGATAGATCTAGCTATAAACCGTAAAGTTGCAGCCTTAAATGAAACCGTCTTAAGGGCGAACATTCAAGGGATTGAGGAAACGGTCCCTACTTATAGGTCACTGCTTATTCGCTATGACCCTGCAAAAATAACCTATAACCACCTTGTTGCCAAAATCAGAGAGATAGAAAAAAGTTTGATGGACAGACCTCTCGAAGAAAAGGGGAGAAAATTCATAATTCCGGTCGTTTATGGAGGCGTTTATGGACCTGATTTAAAGGACGTGGCGGAATATCACGGCTTGACGGAAGACCAAGTGATTGAGGTACACTCTGGAAGGTTTTATAGAGTCTACATGATCGGTTTTGTCGCCGGCTTTCCATATTTGGGCGAAGTGTCAGAAGAAATTGCGACTCCACGTCTCGAAACTCCCCGCCCAAAAGTTCCCGCAGGTTCCGTAGGCATTGCAGATAAGCAAACGGGTATATATCCATGCGAAGCTCCGGGTGGATGGCGCATAATAGGTAGGACACCCCTCAAGCTTTTCGATCCAAACTGGCAGCCACCAGCCCTTCTTAGGCCAGGGGATATTGTCAAATTCACGCCAATTTCAGAGGAAGAATTCAAGGAGTTTTTTGAGGCCAACGCCCATTAACCGGGGTTAGAGGGATAGGAAGTGGTGCTTTTTCACGTTTTAAAGGCTGGGTTCTTCACAACGGTGCAGGATTTAGGAAGATACGGTTACTTAAAGTACGGGGTTCCCATCTCAGGTGCAATGGACACATTTTCTATGATTGTGGCGAACCTTCTGGTGGCAAACAATCCCAATGACGCTTGTTTAGAAATAACTCTTATCGGACCCGAACTCCGAGCGTTGGCAGACACGCAAATCGCTGTTACCGGTGGAGAAATCTCCGTAAAAATTAATGGAAGAGAAATGCCCATGTGGCAGACATTAACCGTACATAAGGGCGAAACGGTTTCGCTTGGAAAAGTAGAAAAGGGCTGCAGAAGCTACCTCTCCGTCAGAGGGGGCATAAACACGCCAATAGTTCTTGGAAGCAGATCCACATACACGCGGGGCAAGTTTGGAGGAATTGAAGGCAGACCATTAAAGGCTGGGGACATAATCCATGGGTTTGATGTTTCCTCACTGGAAACATGCCTTAAAATGCCTGAAAACATGATACCTCAATTTTCCAATGAATTTACGGTTCACGTTGTTTTAGGACCGCAATCATACATGTTCACGGATAAAGGCATTGAAACATTTCTATCAAGCGAGTATAAGGTCACTCTTGAGTCAGATCGCATGGGCTACCGTCTTGACGGCCCAGTTGTGGAGTATAAAGATAAGGCGGAAATGGTTTCGGATGCGCTTCTTCCAGGAGCTGTTCAGGTTCCAAGAGATGGAAGGCCAATTGTGATTATGCGGGATGCTCAGACAACGGGTGGCTACCCAAAAATAGCGGTAGTGGTATCCTCTGACTTGGACTTGCTTGGACAGGCGAAACCAAACAGCACAATAAGATTTTCAAGAATCACGTTAGAGGAGGCTCATGAAAGGTTTTTGGAGTACCGCAAAAAGCTTTCTAGCTTGGCTCAAAAGCTGATCGCGGTAAGTTAAAGCTTTAAAACATTAATAGATACTCTGTGTACGCGTGTGTGTCGATGTCTGCGAAATACATTCATAAGAAGGGTTCTTTGTCTCTTGAGGGGTTAATTGCCGAATTAAAAGGCAAGCCTGACTTTCATAAGGCTGGAGCCATAGCCATCTTTATTGGGGTTGTTAGAGGGGAAAACCTCGAGGGTGAGAAGGTTCAGAAGTTGGAGATTGAGACTTATGAGGAAATGGCTGACAAGGTTTTGTCGAGAATTTGCCAAGACTTGAAGATGCGGAAGGGTGTGGTGGACGTTCAAATACATCATTTTTCCGGCGAGTTCAGTGTAGGCGAGGATCTAGTGTATGTTTTGGTTGCGGGTGTCCATAGGGAGAACGTATTTCCGGTTTTAAGAGAAGCCGTTGAAAGGTACAAGAGGGAGGCTCCAATATTCAAGAAGGAACAGGTTATTACCAAGGATGGAAAAGTGAAATCCTACTGGGTTGCCGAGAAAGGGGAAAGTTAATTTTGAAAAGTGTTATTAAATGATCCACAAAACATGTGAAGTGGGATGAAAGGCTTGGAAAGTAAAAGTTACACCTGGTTTGAAAGGCGACGAAGGGCGAAAGCCCTAGACTTGGCACAGGAACAGATAACGAAAGCCCTTGACACTGTAACGCTTCTTCATCAGGCTATGCAGAAAATGGCTGAGAACAACAGAAAGGAAGCTATGCAACACATAGACAACATCTTTAAGGTTGAGAAGGAAGTTGACAGACTACGCACAGAAGTTTTTAAGGAACTTTCAAAGGGTGTGGCTCTTTTCGCCGAATACCGTGAAGACTTGATGCATCTCGTTAAGAGGTTGGACACGCTTGCAGACCACGTGAAGGACGCTGCACGATGCATCAAAATGCTTGAAGAAGCTAAAATCCCAAAGGAGTTGTGGGAGAAAACCGCCCGCACCACCGCCTACCTTCTGGATTGCGCTCATGCCTTGAGGGGGAGCATTGAAAAGATAGCAGTTGACTCAGCCGCGGCAATAGATGGAGCCAAAAAGGTTGAAGAGATTGAGAGAAAAATAGATGATGAATACTTAAAAACTAAAACGCTGTTCATCAAATATGCCGGAGAAATGGACAGCGGCTCGATGGTTATATTTGACGATCTTGTGGAGTTTATCGAACACGCTGCAGACATGTGTGCAGACACAGCTGACTACATTGTTATTCTGGCGAACAGAGAGTAGCACTCCACTGTCTAACCAGTTTTTGATAATGCCCTCCCAAGGGCGAATGCTAGGCTAAGCACTAGGGCTGTTCCAAATAAGCCTGCAAGCAATGTTGACAGGTAAGGGTTTTCAATCAACGGCATAGAGTAATCGGGCATTAACCCATCCCACAAGGGCTGATTTTCCTCCACGCCAAGGGTTTCGGCAACAGTTTCTAACCCGTCTGGATACGAAGAGGCAAAGGGCAAAAGGATTGCAAAGCCGACAAGCATAATGATCAAGGCCTTTACATAGTCCTTCAAACAGCATCCCTTCTAAGGAGGACTAAGCCATTTAGGATGGCTGGTTGAAGTCTATATAACTGCGTTGTGAAAGTTGTGGTTATCGCAGCTTCGCATAAACCGATTAAAGTATGCCAGAAAAGCATAGCTGGAACGGTCACGGCAATGCCGCCCACCTGCGAGAAAGCCGGAGACGCACCTATCTCTAAGCCACATGCCAAAGCTCCTAAAACAACCGAAAGCCAAGAAGCCGCAAAAACCCCCAAGGCGAAACGCTTACCCTTAATGGAGTTTCCAGCAACAAGCTTCACTATGTAAAAGCTCAACCCGCCTATCACAGCCATATTAAAAACGTTAGCGCCGAAGGCGGATATCCCGCCATCCGCAAAGAATAAGGCCTGCACTAGCAAAACAATCGTCATGCTTAAAACCGCCGCGTAGGGGCCTAAAAGCACGGCAAGAAAAGTGCCACCCACCAAGTGGCCACTTGTTCCATAAGTTATCGGAAAATTAATCATCTGAGCAACAAAAACAAAGGCGCTTGAAACAGCCAATAGTGAGGCAAAGTGCTTAGGATATTCCTTCTTTGCTTTCCTCCAACACCAGACAAGGAAGGCTATAGAAACAACGTTCATTAGAATCGAAACTTCAGGGCTCAAGTAGCCGTCAGGTATATGCAAGCAGTCAACCTCAGTAATACTCTTTAAGACAAAAGTATTACTTATAAATCTTACCCTGCAAGCTTAGATTTTCACTGGAAGTTCAGGTGTGTAGTGAAAGTGCGGGGGGTGGGATTTGAACCCACGAACCCCTACGGGACAGCCGTTCTGCAAAGCTTATGGCTTCTCCTCAGGGCTGCGCCTTTGACCAGGCTTGGCAACCCCCGCACACGCGCTGTTAATTTTCTAATTTGCGGGATGGAATTAAGTTTTCCCTTTGCGTCGAAGGGTCGCTCCATAAAAAGGGG harbors:
- a CDS encoding 2-oxoacid:ferredoxin oxidoreductase subunit gamma; protein product: MRVEIRFAGFGGQGIIKSGIITATAACIYGGKHAVQTQSYGPESRGGACRSEVVISDDEIDFPKVLEPDILVLMSQHAYNEYVENVKKNGIIILDPDMIPNEKKLENVKVFRVPAVRIAEELGVKIVANIIMLGALTAITGAVDKEAMIKAIKANVPKELEEINLKAFEKGYEYGRKLVES
- a CDS encoding KEOPS complex subunit Pcc1 — its product is MLEAEITIFYKDERDARAIVEAVSPDNIKVPTGLYVKTERRDNSVWAYVRCKRGFRTFIATIDDLLSAITTAEKTLKAAQKLE
- a CDS encoding 30S ribosomal protein S3ae; the protein is MSTKKVRDKWRSKVWYTVLAPPYFGNVEIGSIPADEPEKLLGRVIEVTLYEITGDFSHQYLKIYFQIIRVEGKTAYTTFKGHEYSRDYLRSLVRRRTTKVDGIFNVTTKDGYRLRVAVCAFTLTRIKTSQESAIRKIMAKIVEEKSKTLTLDQFAQEMVLGKIASDVYNEAKKIVPLRHVGVRKSKLLTPVVQLQAQAQAQAPLQESGQS
- the pxpB gene encoding 5-oxoprolinase subunit PxpB, which produces MDQIYPSARYLPFGDAALVVEFGNVIDLAINRKVAALNETVLRANIQGIEETVPTYRSLLIRYDPAKITYNHLVAKIREIEKSLMDRPLEEKGRKFIIPVVYGGVYGPDLKDVAEYHGLTEDQVIEVHSGRFYRVYMIGFVAGFPYLGEVSEEIATPRLETPRPKVPAGSVGIADKQTGIYPCEAPGGWRIIGRTPLKLFDPNWQPPALLRPGDIVKFTPISEEEFKEFFEANAH
- a CDS encoding 2-oxoacid:ferredoxin oxidoreductase subunit beta, whose translation is MTEVVKHPLAKYLRAAMMPHIWCPGCGNGIILNAFARALDELPLDLDKLVVVSGIGCIGRAAGYINVDSFHTTHGRPIAFATGVKLAKPDLEVVVISGDGDLFAIGGNHFIHAARRNIGIKVICANNFNYGMTGGQVGPTTPLEALTTTTPYGNIEHPFNLVHLAAASGATYVARWTTFHVRMLTMSIKKMLQRKGFSFIEVLSQCPEIYGRHNNMRTGLEIMEWFRRASVIANFSDPARAEITRDRIVVGEFVEMEKPTYEQLLHAKMAQIAEGEGA
- a CDS encoding 4Fe-4S binding protein — its product is MPITWEVPSQAGAKPKAEIHIIKDQCKGCGFCIYYCPRKVLGESDEINARGAHPPKVVNESECILCSLCTAICPDFAIFVKEKQCKDGC
- a CDS encoding 5-oxoprolinase subunit PxpA; this translates as MKFRVDINCDMGEGYGHFTVGNDAEIMPYITSANVACGFHAGEPLTIAQTIALAKKHGVAVGAHPGYPDLMGFGRREMKLTYEEAKSYIIYQIGALQGFAKIFDITLQHVKPHGAMYNTALKDVELARAITEAVLELDPRLIIFAPPKSALAKTATYAGLRVAHEFFADRAYNSDGSLVSRKVAGAVIEEPKKVVERTVKAVKEGVVESVNGELVELGTVHTICIHGDTPSASKLAQALRESLARSNIEVKPVSQFIQ
- a CDS encoding 2-oxoacid:acceptor oxidoreductase subunit alpha; protein product: MEKKAVLTGVHFMSGDVACAEGAIAAGCRFFAGYPITPATEIAEHMAVRMPKVGGIYIQMEDEIASIAAVIGASYAGLKAMTATSGPGFSLMQENIGLAVMTEAPCVIVDVMRGGPSTGQPTLPGQQDVMQAKWGSHGDYEIIALAPSSVQEMFDLTVEAFNLAEMYRVPTLLMADEVVAHMWERVVIPPVEEIKVVNRKKPNVPPGKYLPFGPDDDLVPPMACFGEGYRFHATGLTHDEYGYPRTQDSDVQMRLVKRLCDKIRRNADKIIRVEEVLLDDADVVVIAYGIVARAALSAVRKAREKGVKAGLLRLITLWPFPDKHVAEAAERAKAMVVPEMNCGQMVREVERAAKITPVYHLPKLGEEPHTPMEIFQAIRRYS
- a CDS encoding DHH family phosphoesterase; translated protein: MLEDNQVKSFFEAVLKAADAIRETVKKDSTIHVFSHLDADGIAAAGIVGKALYRLEARFRIRITQWIDDRLVDEIVGEKPRIVVFTDLGSDYAKMLKQRAPEVEVVVLDHHQIAGENLERVLCVNPHLHGIDGARDVSSSGVAYFVAKAIDKINMDLAPIAVVGALGDLQDKYDQRMLGGLNEMIVEDAKSQGLLAVEKDLMFFGRETRPIHKALASTTNPFIPGISGDEGKSFAFLKSLGIEVKVDDKWRALRDLNEEEKRRLCSALADYLLSKGLHYEVSNLIGHVYTLTKEDAWTPLRDAREFAVLLNATGRMDKPGVGIAVCMGDRGTILEEANRILDEYRRTVNKYLEWVMEKPGRMKELENIYVVYGEDYIDDKIVGTISSILSTSLPNPEKPIIVYAEVKEEGLVKVSARTIDAVASKGVNLGEIMQVAAEKCLGKGGGHDVAAGAQIPLENVEIFIKLVNELVGRRLAGGNVGG
- the serS gene encoding serine--tRNA ligase, translated to MLDIKLVREKPELVRENLARRGDPENLRMLDELIECDKLWRQNLTRLNELRQKRNRITAEIAKAKKRGEDATPIILEAKSIDEEITKLEKLVADLEEKVHNYLMLLPNLLHESVPIGRDESDNVVVRTWGVPPKFNFPPKDHIELGLSLDIMDIERAGKVAGARFFYLKNEGVLLDMALMNFALEEMVKKGYKPIEPPFLMRRKPYEGVIALSDFENDLYKIEGEDLYLIATSEHPMAAMYMNEVLKAEDLPIKLVGISTNFRKEAGAHGKDTRGIFRTHQFNKVEQFVFCKPEDSWKIHEELLRNAEELVQKLGLPYRVVNVCTGDIGKVAAKKYDIEAWMPAQNAYREIISCSNCTDYQARRLNIRYREKEGEPPKGFVHTLNSTALATGRTIVAILENYQQEDGSVIIPEVLRKYMMGIEKISPKK
- a CDS encoding NADP-binding protein, whose product is MEAIKVALYGVGAVGSLIAKALLEKKGVKVVGAIDMAEDKVGRDLGEILGLGKKLGVRVHRTPEELFSSVKADVAIHATSSYLKDVYPQIASLIKSGANVISTCEELSYPYHSEPELAKKLDKLAKKHDATVLGTGINPGFLMDTLVITLTAVCQKIEKIEAVRVMNAATRRLPFQRKIGAGLTVEEFKQKIKSGQITGHVGLEQSIAMIADALAWRLEKIEAEPAEPVIAEKPVESETVKVEAGKVAGLRQTAKGVMKGTEVIVLDFQAYIGAKEEYDAITITGVPTVKQRIQPCIHGDTGTVAMVINAIPKVLNAPAGLLTMKDLPVPSAALEDMRKYLKSYL